In the genome of Pseudoglutamicibacter cumminsii, one region contains:
- the groES gene encoding co-chaperone GroES, which yields MSISIKPLEDRIVIQQLEAEQTTASGLVIPDTAKEKPQEGKVVAVGAGRVDDKGNRIPVDVKEGDVVIYSKYGGTEVKIGGEEYLVLSARDVLAVVEK from the coding sequence ATGTCGATCTCTATCAAGCCCCTCGAAGATCGCATCGTCATTCAGCAGCTCGAAGCAGAGCAGACCACCGCTTCCGGCCTGGTCATCCCAGACACCGCGAAGGAAAAGCCTCAGGAAGGCAAGGTCGTTGCTGTTGGTGCCGGCCGCGTCGACGACAAGGGCAACCGCATCCCAGTCGACGTCAAGGAAGGCGACGTCGTCATCTACTCCAAGTACGGCGGCACCGAAGTCAAGATCGGCGGCGAGGAATACCTCGTTCTGTCCGCTCGCGACGTGCTCGCAGTAGTCGAGAAGTAA
- a CDS encoding class I SAM-dependent methyltransferase: MASTNKPDSITSDPTEPIAAAFTPEGQELLAQLSPDQAATKKLATDLTLTLRKAGHSAEAVAAVVHQLELRFKARGKFGPFAERMILTQAGLEQATRLPVAARHAGRMRDAGVRHVADLGCGLGADAMAMAALGIDVTAVEADEVTAAAATVNTAPFPNVTVVHGLAEDVDFSAADAVWMDPARRESTTSGTKRRWDPEAFSPPLSFVEEIADRGLPMGVKLGPGIPHESVPNTAEAQWVEHDGSVVEATLWFNAARRPEVRRAALVIKDDQVTELTSSAAHPDQDPDALALGANVPVLPHDSNLTNPETYATYLHEPAGAVIRAGLVADLAEQLNATGLDPHIAYLTGTTPSTTPLATSYRIDMVMPYKIKALRSWVRNIRIGQLIIKKRGLDVTPEELRKILLGKGHGDGTATLILTRIGKQRVVFGCEITPGSAV, from the coding sequence ATGGCATCCACCAACAAACCGGACTCGATCACGTCTGACCCTACGGAGCCCATCGCGGCCGCTTTCACGCCTGAAGGCCAGGAGCTGCTCGCCCAGCTCTCCCCTGACCAGGCCGCGACCAAGAAGCTCGCAACCGACCTGACCCTGACCCTACGCAAAGCCGGGCATTCAGCGGAGGCAGTCGCCGCCGTCGTGCATCAGCTTGAGCTGCGGTTCAAGGCGCGCGGCAAGTTCGGGCCGTTCGCTGAGCGGATGATTCTCACGCAGGCAGGCCTCGAACAGGCAACCCGCCTGCCTGTTGCCGCGCGACACGCGGGCCGGATGCGCGATGCCGGTGTGCGGCACGTCGCTGACCTCGGTTGCGGCCTGGGTGCGGATGCGATGGCGATGGCGGCGCTGGGTATCGATGTGACCGCGGTTGAAGCGGATGAGGTCACGGCGGCCGCGGCGACAGTGAACACAGCGCCTTTCCCTAATGTCACGGTGGTGCATGGGCTCGCGGAAGATGTTGATTTTTCTGCCGCCGATGCGGTGTGGATGGATCCTGCACGTCGCGAAAGCACGACCTCCGGCACCAAGCGGCGCTGGGATCCGGAGGCGTTCTCTCCCCCGTTGTCATTCGTTGAAGAGATCGCTGACCGCGGGCTTCCCATGGGTGTGAAGCTTGGCCCTGGGATCCCGCACGAGTCGGTTCCGAACACTGCGGAGGCGCAGTGGGTTGAACACGACGGCAGCGTGGTCGAAGCCACGCTCTGGTTTAACGCGGCAAGGCGGCCCGAGGTTCGGCGCGCGGCGCTGGTCATCAAGGATGACCAGGTTACGGAGCTCACCTCGAGTGCGGCTCACCCCGATCAGGACCCGGACGCGCTCGCCCTAGGAGCCAACGTTCCCGTCCTCCCACATGACAGCAACCTGACAAACCCCGAAACGTACGCAACGTATCTTCACGAGCCAGCCGGCGCCGTGATCCGTGCCGGCCTCGTAGCCGACCTCGCAGAACAACTCAACGCAACCGGGCTCGACCCGCACATCGCCTACCTCACCGGCACCACACCATCGACCACGCCGCTGGCAACCAGCTACCGCATCGACATGGTGATGCCCTACAAAATCAAAGCCCTGCGCTCATGGGTGCGTAACATCCGCATCGGGCAGCTGATCATCAAAAAACGCGGACTCGACGTCACGCCAGAAGAGCTACGCAAGATTCTGCTCGGCAAAGGCCACGGCGACGGCACCGCAACGCTGATCCTCACACGCATCGGGAAGCAACGTGTCGTGTTCGGATGTGAGATCACGCCCGGTTCCGCCGTATGA
- a CDS encoding glutamate--cysteine ligase, which produces MGIEFTPSKPSTLGIEWEIALVDRDTGDLRPEAPRILDELEKQNRITHPDGAPRLTRELLQNTVECVTGVHNKVADAVADLASTARDVSDILDPLNTSLYCAGSHPFAEPTLQEVSDKDRYATLIDRTQWWGRQMVIYGVHVHVGIDHRDKALPIVDGLINKQPHLLALTSSSPFWGGTDTGYGSQRSLMFQQLPTAGLPFHFSKWFEYESYVADMLHTGVVDVLDEIRWDARPVPKYGTVEMRICDGLPDLDDIAAVAAYTQCLVTEMSDMLDSGWSIPVMTPWFRVENKWRAARYGREAIIIVNSAGDELLVTDHIAQDVERLTPIAERLGCAEELNHIMTMMQQPCEYERQRNVAEAHGGDLAAVVKDNSERLHASLDR; this is translated from the coding sequence ATGGGCATCGAATTCACACCTTCAAAGCCCTCGACCCTTGGGATCGAATGGGAGATCGCGCTCGTAGACCGCGACACCGGCGACCTCCGCCCGGAGGCTCCCCGCATCCTTGACGAGCTCGAAAAGCAGAATCGCATCACTCACCCCGACGGCGCGCCGCGGCTCACGCGTGAACTGCTGCAGAACACGGTGGAATGCGTCACCGGCGTGCATAACAAGGTTGCCGATGCGGTTGCGGACCTCGCTTCCACGGCCCGCGATGTGAGCGATATTTTGGATCCGCTCAACACGTCCCTCTACTGCGCCGGCTCCCACCCGTTCGCGGAGCCGACGCTGCAAGAGGTTTCAGACAAGGACCGCTACGCGACCCTGATCGACCGAACCCAGTGGTGGGGCCGGCAGATGGTTATCTACGGCGTGCACGTCCACGTGGGCATCGACCACCGGGACAAGGCCTTGCCGATTGTTGACGGGCTCATCAACAAGCAACCGCACCTGTTGGCGTTGACGTCGTCCTCGCCGTTCTGGGGCGGGACTGACACGGGCTACGGTTCGCAGCGTTCGCTCATGTTCCAGCAGCTTCCGACCGCGGGCTTGCCGTTCCACTTCTCCAAGTGGTTCGAATACGAGTCATACGTTGCAGACATGCTCCACACCGGTGTGGTGGATGTTTTGGATGAGATCCGTTGGGATGCTCGCCCGGTGCCTAAGTACGGCACGGTTGAGATGCGGATTTGTGACGGGCTGCCTGACTTGGATGACATCGCCGCGGTCGCCGCGTACACGCAATGCCTCGTGACCGAAATGTCTGACATGTTGGACTCCGGCTGGAGCATTCCGGTCATGACGCCATGGTTCCGCGTCGAAAACAAGTGGCGTGCGGCCCGTTACGGCCGCGAGGCCATCATCATCGTGAACTCCGCTGGCGACGAACTGCTAGTGACCGACCACATCGCACAGGACGTCGAACGCCTCACCCCAATCGCTGAACGCCTCGGTTGCGCTGAGGAACTCAACCACATCATGACGATGATGCAGCAGCCATGCGAATACGAACGGCAACGCAACGTGGCCGAGGCCCACGGCGGCGACTTGGCCGCGGTTGTCAAGGACAACTCGGAACGACTGCACGCCTCACTTGACCGCTAA
- the tsaD gene encoding tRNA (adenosine(37)-N6)-threonylcarbamoyltransferase complex transferase subunit TsaD, whose amino-acid sequence MSAVSVEAVRESVDAAPVVLGIETSCDETGVGIVRGTTLLANAVASSVDEHVRFGGVIPEIASRAHVEAMVPTLRSALETAELTLDDVDAIAVTAGPGLAGALMVGVSAAKALALATGKPLYAVNHLVAHVGVGVLDGGELPPNLGAVLVSGGHTEILKVDSLTSDITMLGSTIDDAAGEAYDKVARLLGLSYPGGPVIDKLAAQGNRKAIRFPRGLTTGKFMGTAEEPGPRRYDFSFSGLKTAVARYVEHCEAAGEELVIEDVCASFQEAVVDVITSKAVMACREHGLTTLLLGGGVAANSRLRELLAARCASAGIELRIPPFSLCTDNGAMIAALGAQLVMDGVEPTGTDFGTDTSLPVSTVSM is encoded by the coding sequence ATGAGCGCCGTGAGTGTTGAGGCCGTACGCGAATCGGTGGACGCGGCACCCGTCGTTTTGGGCATCGAAACCAGCTGTGACGAGACGGGCGTCGGCATTGTCCGTGGAACCACGTTGCTCGCTAACGCCGTGGCGTCCTCGGTGGATGAGCACGTGCGTTTCGGTGGCGTGATCCCGGAGATCGCCTCGCGCGCGCATGTTGAGGCGATGGTCCCGACGTTACGTTCAGCGTTGGAGACCGCGGAACTTACGCTCGATGACGTGGATGCGATCGCTGTGACCGCTGGGCCTGGCCTGGCGGGTGCGTTGATGGTGGGTGTTTCCGCCGCGAAGGCTCTTGCGTTGGCCACGGGGAAGCCACTGTACGCGGTCAACCATTTGGTTGCGCACGTCGGCGTTGGTGTGCTCGACGGTGGAGAGCTACCACCGAATCTGGGCGCGGTTCTGGTTTCGGGTGGTCACACGGAGATCCTCAAAGTGGATTCCTTGACCTCTGACATCACGATGCTCGGGTCAACGATCGATGACGCCGCGGGGGAGGCCTACGATAAGGTCGCCCGCCTGCTGGGGTTGAGCTATCCGGGCGGGCCGGTCATCGACAAGCTCGCTGCGCAAGGCAACCGGAAAGCGATCCGTTTCCCGCGCGGGCTCACGACCGGCAAGTTCATGGGCACCGCCGAAGAGCCGGGCCCGCGCCGCTATGACTTCAGCTTCTCTGGCCTCAAGACCGCTGTGGCGCGCTATGTTGAGCACTGCGAAGCCGCCGGCGAAGAGCTCGTGATCGAGGACGTGTGCGCCTCATTCCAGGAAGCAGTCGTGGACGTCATCACGTCCAAAGCGGTGATGGCGTGCCGCGAACACGGCCTCACAACCCTGCTTTTGGGAGGAGGCGTCGCAGCGAATTCCCGTTTGCGTGAACTGCTCGCCGCACGCTGCGCTTCCGCGGGTATCGAGCTGCGGATCCCGCCGTTCTCCCTGTGCACCGACAACGGCGCGATGATCGCCGCGCTCGGCGCTCAACTCGTGATGGACGGGGTAGAACCAACCGGAACCGACTTCGGAACCGACACCTCGCTACCCGTCAGCACTGTGTCTATGTAA
- a CDS encoding GNAT family N-acetyltransferase: MSTDLAPATEAELARAPKGYVVRQLDAADVEELTPLEAELFPLDRWDERMMREELSHPEWRQYWGVAEQVSGVESGGEEAEAETGELIAYAGLQYSPHIADVQTIGVVPEHSGRGVARYLMWLMESRARDWGATHMMLEVRASNERAIELYQRNEFEEIARRRGYYPGGAPAAPDALSPAGAPSAGEDAVIMQKDIRGKV; the protein is encoded by the coding sequence ATGAGCACCGACTTAGCTCCCGCTACCGAAGCTGAGCTTGCGCGGGCCCCGAAAGGGTACGTCGTGCGCCAGCTGGACGCGGCCGACGTCGAGGAACTCACGCCGCTCGAAGCCGAACTTTTCCCGCTGGATCGCTGGGATGAACGCATGATGCGGGAGGAACTTTCCCACCCTGAATGGCGGCAATACTGGGGCGTGGCCGAGCAGGTCTCAGGCGTCGAGTCTGGCGGCGAGGAGGCCGAGGCGGAAACAGGCGAGCTGATCGCGTATGCGGGCCTGCAATACAGCCCGCATATCGCGGACGTTCAGACGATCGGCGTGGTGCCTGAGCATTCTGGCCGCGGGGTCGCGCGGTATCTGATGTGGCTCATGGAGTCCCGGGCGCGTGACTGGGGCGCGACCCACATGATGCTTGAGGTCCGTGCTTCGAATGAGCGCGCCATCGAGCTGTATCAGCGCAACGAGTTTGAGGAGATCGCACGCCGCCGCGGATATTATCCAGGTGGAGCGCCCGCCGCGCCCGACGCACTTAGCCCAGCCGGTGCGCCCAGCGCGGGCGAAGACGCCGTGATTATGCAGAAAGACATCCGAGGGAAGGTATGA
- the tsaB gene encoding tRNA (adenosine(37)-N6)-threonylcarbamoyltransferase complex dimerization subunit type 1 TsaB has translation MRDGVQKILALDTSSVVSVACVTVGSGDSNGAGVEVVAEHETDSTTRHAEDLIPVCERLLAEAGWDRPDAVLVGEGPGPFTGLRVGIAAGQSLAFAWGVDAYGICSLDGLAAQLLAESGIASDPDATADAADAAAGDEPGAAEPVLTAALDARRRELYWASYARNGARIDGPHVTKPGELPVDYPVGGAGVSVRAEELAEAAIPVLTGTETTPVSASYLARAWHAAGMPTDPPVARYLRESDAVVPAAMQGRQR, from the coding sequence ATGCGCGACGGTGTTCAGAAGATTCTTGCGTTGGATACGTCCTCGGTGGTTTCGGTCGCGTGCGTGACCGTGGGCAGCGGGGATTCGAACGGCGCCGGCGTTGAGGTGGTCGCGGAACACGAGACCGATTCCACGACCCGACACGCCGAAGACCTCATCCCGGTGTGCGAACGCCTGCTTGCTGAGGCCGGGTGGGATCGTCCCGACGCGGTCCTGGTGGGCGAAGGCCCTGGGCCATTCACTGGCCTGCGGGTTGGGATCGCCGCAGGGCAGAGCCTCGCGTTCGCGTGGGGTGTTGACGCCTACGGCATCTGCTCGCTCGACGGCCTCGCCGCGCAGCTACTCGCCGAAAGCGGCATTGCCTCGGATCCTGATGCAACTGCCGATGCCGCTGACGCCGCGGCAGGGGATGAGCCGGGCGCAGCGGAACCCGTGCTGACAGCGGCGCTGGATGCCCGCCGTCGTGAGCTGTACTGGGCGAGCTATGCACGCAACGGTGCCCGCATCGATGGTCCGCACGTGACCAAGCCTGGCGAGCTTCCAGTCGATTACCCGGTGGGCGGTGCTGGCGTGAGCGTTCGCGCTGAAGAGCTCGCTGAGGCCGCGATTCCTGTTCTCACTGGCACCGAAACCACGCCGGTTTCCGCATCGTATTTGGCCCGGGCCTGGCACGCCGCCGGCATGCCAACTGACCCGCCCGTTGCTCGGTACCTGAGGGAGTCCGATGCGGTGGTCCCGGCCGCGATGCAAGGCCGCCAACGATGA
- the alr gene encoding alanine racemase — protein sequence MSSHSFSSPAGVDVLGDAAVASTSATQWLHAHDAVAAAPERCAEVDLGALAANVARVRELVGAAHIMAIVKAQAYGHGAVACAQAALEAGATWVGTAHVSEALELRTAGIDAPALCWLHTSDTDFEAAVAHGIDIGVSGWELERVIEASHAVGRVARIHLKIDTGLGRNGCTASQWPQFVERAAAAERAGDVRVVGVFSHYAMGDEPEHPANDAQTRAFEDALAVVAEAGLEPEVRHIANTPTVFARTDAMYDMVRVGLGLYGLSPFEGKTSADLGLRPAMRLVAHVAGAKRVDAGQGVSYGLRWHAEQPTTLGLVPVGYADGIPRIAEGTHVSIDGVRYPVVGRIAMDQFVIDLGPDAEPADFLGEDAVVFGDPERGEPAVEEWSEASLTINYETVTRISDRVPRRMVRGGAAGGGESHGSAADSPLSLTIDTPSAMQRFARALAGELHAGDVLILTGELGAGKTTFTQGLGEGLGVREGITSPTFVLSRIHPSLTDGPALVHVDAYRLGSAEELEDLDLIDTVDESVTVVEWGRDRAEGLSESRLEIMLERPIGGGAAEEAAAEPNGDAPAPWEIEDEEEAAAPRIVTLRWVGPRWNDAAAEGLRAALAGFVDVADVVESQEDAKQEG from the coding sequence GTGTCTTCCCACAGTTTTTCTTCCCCTGCCGGCGTTGATGTGTTAGGCGACGCCGCCGTGGCCTCGACGTCGGCGACGCAATGGTTGCATGCGCACGATGCGGTTGCGGCTGCACCTGAACGGTGCGCTGAGGTCGATTTGGGTGCATTGGCGGCCAATGTCGCGCGTGTTCGTGAACTCGTGGGTGCCGCGCACATCATGGCGATTGTGAAGGCGCAGGCTTATGGGCATGGCGCGGTCGCGTGTGCTCAGGCAGCGTTGGAGGCGGGTGCCACGTGGGTTGGCACTGCTCATGTGAGTGAGGCTTTGGAGCTGCGTACCGCGGGGATCGATGCGCCTGCGCTGTGCTGGTTGCACACATCGGACACCGATTTTGAAGCGGCGGTTGCCCACGGCATCGATATTGGGGTGTCCGGTTGGGAGCTGGAACGGGTGATCGAGGCGTCGCACGCGGTGGGTCGTGTGGCGCGGATTCACCTCAAGATCGACACGGGCTTGGGTCGCAACGGTTGCACGGCGTCGCAGTGGCCACAGTTTGTTGAGCGTGCGGCCGCGGCGGAGCGCGCAGGCGACGTCCGCGTCGTGGGGGTTTTCTCGCACTACGCGATGGGCGATGAGCCGGAGCATCCCGCGAACGATGCCCAGACGCGCGCATTCGAGGACGCACTCGCCGTGGTGGCTGAGGCCGGGCTCGAACCTGAAGTGCGGCACATCGCGAACACCCCTACGGTGTTTGCCCGCACGGACGCGATGTATGACATGGTCCGGGTCGGTTTGGGTCTGTACGGGCTGTCGCCGTTCGAGGGCAAGACCTCAGCGGATTTGGGTTTGCGGCCGGCCATGCGTCTGGTTGCGCACGTTGCTGGGGCCAAGCGGGTGGATGCGGGCCAGGGCGTGTCTTATGGCTTGCGGTGGCATGCCGAACAGCCGACGACGCTGGGGCTGGTTCCCGTGGGGTACGCGGATGGCATCCCGCGGATTGCTGAAGGCACCCACGTGAGCATTGATGGTGTCCGGTATCCGGTGGTGGGCCGGATCGCGATGGATCAGTTCGTGATCGACCTGGGGCCCGACGCGGAGCCGGCCGATTTCTTGGGTGAGGATGCCGTGGTTTTCGGTGACCCTGAGCGGGGCGAGCCTGCCGTTGAGGAATGGTCCGAGGCCTCCCTCACCATCAACTACGAGACGGTCACGCGGATCTCTGACCGCGTCCCGCGCCGGATGGTTCGGGGTGGAGCTGCAGGTGGCGGCGAATCGCACGGTAGCGCAGCTGACAGCCCGCTGTCGTTGACGATTGACACTCCGTCGGCAATGCAGCGCTTCGCCCGCGCGCTCGCCGGGGAGTTACACGCAGGAGACGTTCTGATCCTGACGGGCGAGCTCGGCGCCGGCAAAACGACTTTCACGCAGGGGCTCGGTGAAGGCCTCGGCGTACGTGAGGGCATCACATCGCCAACGTTTGTGCTGTCCCGTATCCATCCATCGTTGACCGACGGGCCAGCGCTGGTGCACGTGGACGCCTACCGGCTGGGCTCAGCTGAGGAACTTGAGGACCTCGACCTCATCGATACCGTGGACGAATCCGTGACCGTGGTCGAATGGGGACGCGACCGCGCCGAGGGGCTCTCAGAATCCCGCCTGGAGATCATGCTCGAACGCCCGATCGGGGGCGGGGCGGCAGAAGAGGCAGCAGCGGAGCCGAACGGCGACGCCCCTGCGCCATGGGAAATCGAAGACGAAGAAGAGGCCGCGGCACCCCGCATCGTGACGCTGCGTTGGGTTGGCCCGCGCTGGAACGATGCGGCCGCTGAGGGGTTGCGAGCCGCGCTCGCCGGGTTCGTTGACGTCGCCGATGTGGTCGAGTCCCAAGAAGACGCTAAGCAGGAGGGCTGA
- a CDS encoding nucleotide sugar dehydrogenase yields the protein MQNEAQPRKISVIGAGYLGATHAACMAELGFDVVGVDVDPERVERLNAGILPFHEPGLDEMLERHVRDGRLRFTTDYQEVADADVHFIGVGTPQRENDHGADMRYVDAAIDSLGAVVSKDTLIAGKSTVPVGTAARLAKRLKKLVSKRGLDINAELCWNPEFLREGFAVEDTLTPDRFVFGVQSQRAEDILRAVYAKPLADGTPLVVTDFETAELVKVAANAFLATKISFINAFSEITETVGGDIKTLADAIGMDPRIGRKFLNAGIGFGGGCLPKDIRALQARVSELGLPHTMRFLDHMDEINLRRRERAIYLAERAVGGDLHGARVAVLGAAFKPNSDDVRDSPALDVAARLYSSGADVSVYDPQGMKNAAKRFPRLRYAESAEDAASGANVVLLLTEWDEFKNLDPAAFGEVVADRYMIDGRNVLDPQAWTSAGWTLDRMGHKPDHS from the coding sequence GTGCAAAACGAAGCACAACCGCGGAAGATTTCGGTGATCGGCGCCGGATATTTAGGGGCCACACACGCTGCGTGCATGGCGGAGCTCGGCTTCGACGTTGTTGGTGTTGATGTTGATCCTGAACGTGTTGAACGTCTCAACGCCGGGATCCTTCCGTTCCACGAGCCAGGCCTGGACGAGATGCTGGAACGTCACGTTCGTGATGGCCGCTTGCGTTTCACGACGGATTATCAAGAGGTGGCCGATGCGGATGTTCACTTCATCGGTGTGGGCACCCCGCAGCGGGAAAACGATCACGGCGCTGACATGCGGTACGTCGATGCGGCGATCGATTCGTTGGGTGCCGTGGTTTCGAAAGACACACTGATCGCGGGTAAGTCCACGGTCCCGGTGGGTACCGCGGCGCGGCTCGCTAAACGGTTGAAAAAGCTCGTTTCTAAGCGTGGCCTGGATATCAACGCTGAGCTGTGCTGGAACCCTGAGTTTCTGCGTGAAGGGTTCGCGGTTGAAGACACGCTAACCCCGGACCGGTTCGTGTTCGGCGTGCAGTCCCAGCGGGCCGAGGACATCCTGCGGGCCGTGTACGCGAAGCCGCTCGCCGACGGTACCCCGCTCGTCGTCACGGACTTTGAAACGGCGGAGCTTGTGAAGGTTGCCGCGAACGCCTTCCTGGCGACCAAGATCTCTTTTATCAACGCGTTCTCAGAAATCACCGAGACCGTGGGCGGCGATATCAAGACACTCGCAGACGCGATCGGCATGGACCCGCGCATCGGGCGGAAGTTCCTCAACGCCGGCATCGGCTTCGGTGGCGGTTGCCTGCCTAAAGACATTCGCGCGTTGCAGGCCCGGGTATCTGAGCTCGGCTTGCCGCACACGATGCGTTTCCTCGACCACATGGACGAGATCAACCTCCGCCGCCGCGAACGCGCGATCTACCTCGCGGAGCGTGCGGTGGGTGGGGATTTGCACGGTGCGCGCGTCGCGGTTCTGGGTGCGGCATTCAAGCCGAACTCGGACGATGTGCGTGACTCCCCCGCCTTGGATGTTGCGGCACGCTTGTACTCCTCCGGCGCGGACGTGTCCGTCTACGATCCGCAGGGCATGAAGAACGCGGCCAAGCGGTTCCCACGCTTACGGTACGCGGAATCTGCCGAGGACGCGGCAAGTGGCGCCAACGTCGTGTTGCTATTGACCGAATGGGACGAGTTCAAGAACCTCGACCCGGCTGCATTCGGTGAGGTTGTTGCGGATCGTTACATGATCGATGGCCGCAACGTACTTGATCCGCAAGCATGGACTTCCGCAGGGTGGACCCTTGACCGCATGGGCCACAAGCCGGACCACAGCTGA
- a CDS encoding aminotransferase class V-fold PLP-dependent enzyme: MTGFDVNTVRSDFPILNRTAADGSPLIYFDSGATSQRPQQVMDAETSFVLGSNAAVKRGAHRLAEAATDAYEGARETIAEFIGAASASEVVFTKNATEALNLVAYALGNGDDTTPKRLRVGADDEILITEMEHHANLVPWQELARRTGATLRWIPLTDDFQLDLTELDTLLNERTKVVAFTHQSNVTGTINPVDTLVEAAKKVGALTVLDACQSVPHMPVDVQKLDVDFLAFSGHKMLAPTGIGVLWGRYKLLKDLPPFMLGGSMIEIVTMEHTTYAEPPARFEAGTPPTSQAVALAAACDYLTELGMDNVAAHQARLVERAITGLSRIDGVRIIGPGLNSTATERTGAVAFTIDGLHPHDVGQVLDSQGVLVRVGHHCAWPLHRRYGIHGSTRASFSVYNTEAEVDAFVEAVQKTIDYFNSFR; the protein is encoded by the coding sequence ATGACTGGTTTCGACGTCAACACTGTTCGCAGTGACTTCCCAATCCTGAACCGCACGGCTGCGGATGGCTCGCCCTTGATCTATTTCGATTCGGGCGCCACCTCGCAGCGCCCGCAACAGGTCATGGACGCCGAAACCTCGTTCGTGCTGGGTTCCAATGCGGCTGTTAAGCGTGGCGCGCATCGGCTCGCTGAAGCGGCGACGGATGCGTACGAAGGTGCGCGGGAGACAATCGCGGAGTTCATCGGCGCGGCCTCGGCCAGCGAAGTCGTCTTCACCAAGAACGCGACGGAAGCGCTGAACCTGGTGGCCTATGCCCTGGGCAACGGCGATGACACGACCCCCAAGCGGCTCCGCGTTGGTGCGGACGACGAGATCCTCATCACCGAGATGGAGCACCACGCGAACCTGGTTCCGTGGCAAGAACTCGCCCGCCGCACCGGCGCGACCTTGCGCTGGATCCCGCTCACGGATGATTTCCAGCTCGACCTCACCGAGCTGGACACGCTGCTCAACGAGCGAACTAAAGTGGTTGCGTTCACCCACCAGTCCAACGTGACCGGAACCATCAACCCCGTGGACACCTTGGTCGAAGCCGCGAAGAAGGTCGGCGCGCTCACGGTGCTCGATGCGTGCCAGTCGGTACCGCATATGCCTGTCGATGTGCAGAAGCTCGACGTCGATTTCCTCGCGTTCTCCGGCCACAAGATGCTCGCCCCAACCGGCATCGGCGTTCTGTGGGGCCGCTACAAACTGCTCAAGGACCTGCCCCCGTTCATGCTCGGCGGCTCGATGATCGAAATCGTCACGATGGAACACACGACCTACGCCGAACCTCCAGCACGCTTCGAAGCCGGGACGCCACCGACATCGCAAGCCGTAGCGCTCGCCGCCGCGTGCGATTACCTCACCGAGCTCGGCATGGACAACGTCGCCGCGCATCAGGCGCGACTCGTTGAGCGCGCCATCACGGGTCTCAGCCGCATCGACGGCGTCCGCATCATCGGGCCAGGGCTCAATAGCACCGCTACTGAGCGTACCGGCGCTGTTGCTTTCACCATCGACGGCCTACATCCACACGACGTGGGCCAGGTCCTCGATTCTCAAGGCGTGCTCGTGCGCGTGGGGCATCACTGCGCGTGGCCGCTGCACCGCCGCTACGGGATCCACGGGAGCACGCGCGCAAGCTTCAGCGTCTACAACACTGAAGCTGAAGTGGACGCGTTCGTCGAGGCCGTCCAGAAAACCATCGACTACTTCAACAGTTTCCGGTGA
- the sufU gene encoding Fe-S cluster assembly sulfur transfer protein SufU, translating to MNLNTLYSELIFEHDKHPKHAGLREPFDADVHHVNPVCGDEVQLRLKLSEDGSTVEDISYDAAGCAMSRASVSMMADLFIGEPISEVEAMIAHFDEVLHSRGKVEADEEIVGDAVALAGAAKFPNRVKCVLMSWKAFQAAYAEALLFREQ from the coding sequence ATGAACCTCAACACGCTGTATTCAGAGCTCATTTTCGAACACGATAAGCACCCCAAACACGCGGGTCTGCGCGAGCCTTTCGACGCCGACGTCCACCACGTCAACCCCGTGTGTGGCGACGAGGTTCAGTTGCGTTTGAAACTCTCCGAAGACGGCTCGACGGTCGAGGACATCTCTTACGACGCCGCGGGTTGCGCGATGAGCCGCGCATCCGTTTCGATGATGGCTGACTTGTTCATCGGCGAGCCGATCAGCGAGGTTGAAGCGATGATCGCCCACTTCGATGAGGTACTCCACTCCCGCGGGAAGGTTGAGGCTGACGAGGAGATCGTCGGCGATGCCGTGGCCCTCGCGGGCGCCGCGAAGTTCCCTAACCGGGTCAAGTGCGTTCTGATGAGCTGGAAAGCGTTCCAAGCCGCCTACGCCGAAGCGCTGTTGTTCCGCGAACAGTAA